Proteins from a genomic interval of Narcine bancroftii isolate sNarBan1 chromosome 12, sNarBan1.hap1, whole genome shotgun sequence:
- the ptx4 gene encoding pentraxin-4 isoform X1, with translation MGQDWSGPGQSQCESEPSAVQQVERAEGSRADRWSKRKCLLITSWPVISSGNAHSLPFFSPQFRRFQEMSLTRLQIISENFNASANIDGRLQSLSAQYNNVTATMQGFQAATNKDISSLKSWIKKLQKETKKIDLKMSALEKVLDERNKQMSRDQKEQSEIASNLTRDGKAQREEISSLAVAKKNLQKELEILQEEVKGQHVKIARFEERVKDALSPKPVRLKAAAWPRRVHRTKPPNQSPTGRQGTTRKEGSICNVKSMMHFPNSSTENYATCSKGFSTGLFEMTICSWLSTKSNYLGTMLSYATEDNDNKLVLHGRNTSKQSTIHFVIGDPAFRELPVVQLLDGLWHHVCIIWSSFEGKYWYYIDRRLISAGSKFQKGYEIPAGGTLIIGQEQDKMGGGFDDTESFVGTLAGFTIWNRALSPGEVSGITTGKALPGSRILTFDDISTLNGAVQYFNCTCLDLCF, from the exons ATGGGGCAGGATTGGTCGGGTCCCGGGCAAAGTCAATGCGAATCGGAGCCATCCGCGGTGCAGCAAGTCGAACGAGCTGAAGGAAGCAGAGCGGATCGCTGGTCCAAGCGAAAATGCCTCCTGATAACTTCATGGCCAGTTATTTCAAGTGGTAACGCGCATTCTCTCCCGTTTTTCTCACCGCAGTTCCGTCGATTTCAAGAAATGAGCCTGACACGTCTGCAAATCATTTCGGAGAACTTCAATGCATCTGCTAACATAGATGGTCGCCTCCAGTCCCTGTCTGCTCAGTACAATAATGTCACCGCCACCATGCAGGGGTTCCAAGCGGCCACAAACAAGGACATCAGCAGCTTAAAATCATGGATCAAAAAACTGCAAAAGGAAACCAAAAAGATTGACCTGAAAATGTCAGCCTTGGAGAAAGTCCTCGATGAGCGAAACAAGCAAATGTCAAGAGACCAGAAAGAGCAGAGCGAGATCGCGTCCAATCTGACAAGGGACGGAAAAGCGCAGAGGGAGGAGATCAGCTCTTTGGCCGTGGCCAAGAAGAATCTGCAGAAGGAACTGGAGATTCTCCAAGAGGAGGTCAAGGGACAACACGTTAAAATTGCAAGGTTTGAGGAACGGGTGAAGGACGCGCTCTCGCCAAAGCCTGTTCGCTTGAAAGCAGCGGCGTGGCCGCGGCGAGTCCACCGGACCAAGCCCCCCAACCAGTCTCCGACCGGCCGGCAGGGAACGACCAGGAAAGAGGGGTCAA TTTGCAATGTGAAATCAATGATGCACTTTCCCAATTCTTCCACTGAAAACTATGCAACATGCAGCAAAGGCTTTTCAACTGGACTCTTTGAAATGACTATCTGCTCTTGGCTCAGTACCAAGTCAAATTATTTAGGAACCATGTTAAGTTATGCAACAGAAGATAATGACAACAAATTGGTCCTGCACGGCAGAAACACAAGCAAACAATCAACCATACATTTTGTAATCGGAGATCCAGCATTCAGGGAACTTCCAGTGGTACAACTTTTAGATGGCCTCTGGCATCACGTCTGCATCATATGGTCTTCCTTTGAGGGTAAGTACTGGTATTATATAGACAGACGACTGATATCAGCTGGATCCAAGTTTCAAAAAGGCTATGAGATTCCAGCTGGTGGAACACTTATAATAGGTCAGGAACAGGATAAAATGGGAGGGGGATTTGATGATACTGAGTCATTTGTGGGAACTTTGGCTGGTTTCACAATTTGGAACCGTGCTTTATCTCCTGGGGAAGTCTCGGGCATCACGACAGGAAAGGCATTACCTGGAAGCAGAATTTTAACTTTCGATGATATTTCCACTCTTAATGGTGCTGTTCAATATTTTAATTGTACATGCTTAGATCTTTGTTTCTAA
- the ptx4 gene encoding pentraxin-4 isoform X2 translates to MGFSKVDWIFLVWACWNLCVVCSQNTEAGANRRKPFFERLRRLEEQFRRFQEMSLTRLQIISENFNASANIDGRLQSLSAQYNNVTATMQGFQAATNKDISSLKSWIKKLQKETKKIDLKMSALEKVLDERNKQMSRDQKEQSEIASNLTRDGKAQREEISSLAVAKKNLQKELEILQEEVKGQHVKIARFEERVKDALSPKPVRLKAAAWPRRVHRTKPPNQSPTGRQGTTRKEGSICNVKSMMHFPNSSTENYATCSKGFSTGLFEMTICSWLSTKSNYLGTMLSYATEDNDNKLVLHGRNTSKQSTIHFVIGDPAFRELPVVQLLDGLWHHVCIIWSSFEGKYWYYIDRRLISAGSKFQKGYEIPAGGTLIIGQEQDKMGGGFDDTESFVGTLAGFTIWNRALSPGEVSGITTGKALPGSRILTFDDISTLNGAVQYFNCTCLDLCF, encoded by the exons ATGGGTTTCAGCAAGGTTGATTGGATTTTTCTGGTGTGGGCTTGCTGGAACCTGTGcgtggtctgctcacaaaacacaGAGGCCGGTGCAAACCGGAGGAAACCGTTTTTCGAACGGCTTCGACGGCTGGAGGAGCAG TTCCGTCGATTTCAAGAAATGAGCCTGACACGTCTGCAAATCATTTCGGAGAACTTCAATGCATCTGCTAACATAGATGGTCGCCTCCAGTCCCTGTCTGCTCAGTACAATAATGTCACCGCCACCATGCAGGGGTTCCAAGCGGCCACAAACAAGGACATCAGCAGCTTAAAATCATGGATCAAAAAACTGCAAAAGGAAACCAAAAAGATTGACCTGAAAATGTCAGCCTTGGAGAAAGTCCTCGATGAGCGAAACAAGCAAATGTCAAGAGACCAGAAAGAGCAGAGCGAGATCGCGTCCAATCTGACAAGGGACGGAAAAGCGCAGAGGGAGGAGATCAGCTCTTTGGCCGTGGCCAAGAAGAATCTGCAGAAGGAACTGGAGATTCTCCAAGAGGAGGTCAAGGGACAACACGTTAAAATTGCAAGGTTTGAGGAACGGGTGAAGGACGCGCTCTCGCCAAAGCCTGTTCGCTTGAAAGCAGCGGCGTGGCCGCGGCGAGTCCACCGGACCAAGCCCCCCAACCAGTCTCCGACCGGCCGGCAGGGAACGACCAGGAAAGAGGGGTCAA TTTGCAATGTGAAATCAATGATGCACTTTCCCAATTCTTCCACTGAAAACTATGCAACATGCAGCAAAGGCTTTTCAACTGGACTCTTTGAAATGACTATCTGCTCTTGGCTCAGTACCAAGTCAAATTATTTAGGAACCATGTTAAGTTATGCAACAGAAGATAATGACAACAAATTGGTCCTGCACGGCAGAAACACAAGCAAACAATCAACCATACATTTTGTAATCGGAGATCCAGCATTCAGGGAACTTCCAGTGGTACAACTTTTAGATGGCCTCTGGCATCACGTCTGCATCATATGGTCTTCCTTTGAGGGTAAGTACTGGTATTATATAGACAGACGACTGATATCAGCTGGATCCAAGTTTCAAAAAGGCTATGAGATTCCAGCTGGTGGAACACTTATAATAGGTCAGGAACAGGATAAAATGGGAGGGGGATTTGATGATACTGAGTCATTTGTGGGAACTTTGGCTGGTTTCACAATTTGGAACCGTGCTTTATCTCCTGGGGAAGTCTCGGGCATCACGACAGGAAAGGCATTACCTGGAAGCAGAATTTTAACTTTCGATGATATTTCCACTCTTAATGGTGCTGTTCAATATTTTAATTGTACATGCTTAGATCTTTGTTTCTAA